One window from the genome of Gimesia aquarii encodes:
- a CDS encoding RNA polymerase sigma factor translates to MVEKLSPVKFAAKIRCCANDLDDHGVSKLGSLYDLTAHRLIRYAVTVTKNTADAEDAIQATMVRIAMRPQILATAQQPWAYLLRVTRNEALRILQKRKPLQIFSQCKQLWSRDSATVEENDEAQVIRRALKRLPTNQSEVVVLKIWEDMTFAEIANVLDESPNTVASRYRYALQKLDNYLRPTTREDINV, encoded by the coding sequence ATGGTGGAAAAACTGTCACCTGTCAAGTTTGCCGCAAAGATACGCTGTTGTGCCAACGATCTCGATGATCATGGTGTCAGTAAGTTAGGTTCGCTTTACGATTTGACGGCACATCGTCTCATCAGGTATGCAGTGACGGTCACAAAGAACACAGCTGACGCCGAGGACGCAATTCAAGCTACAATGGTGCGGATCGCCATGAGACCCCAAATTTTGGCAACGGCACAGCAACCTTGGGCCTATTTATTGAGAGTCACAAGAAACGAAGCATTAAGAATTTTACAAAAACGAAAACCATTACAAATCTTCTCACAGTGCAAACAGCTCTGGTCACGAGATTCTGCAACTGTGGAAGAGAATGACGAAGCACAAGTAATCAGGCGGGCATTAAAACGACTGCCGACGAACCAGTCGGAAGTTGTCGTTTTAAAGATTTGGGAGGATATGACATTTGCTGAAATTGCCAATGTGCTGGATGAATCGCCCAATACCGTGGCCAGTCGCTATCGTTATGCACTCCAAAAGCTAGATAATTACCTGCGTCCCACGACGCGTGAGGATATCAATGTTTGA
- a CDS encoding GspE/PulE family protein: MQETLSQYFQEQLPEKAESHPEFVTELVDLILNQAQAINASDIHLLPTENQMRMDWRIDGVLHHIADFSHELAPRITARLKVISHLLTYRTDVPQEGRIRQQGEQAVETRISTFPTLYGEKVVVRLFVGSGQYKNLESLNLPDEILTDLKHLLTQTGGVVLMTGPAGSGKTTTIYACLREIIRQSQGSRSLASLEDPIEVVVPTVAQSQVNPSAGFDMVLGLRSLLRQDPEVIMVGEIRDRETAETVFQASLSGHLVVTTFHAGSAAEAVSRLSDMGIEPYLLRSGLLAILSQRLLRRLCSCAQFSDKEEDRLGLHVEKWKVPSGCSDCGQTGYLGRVVLTEMLQPNHVDVTNAILNRADSSALHQLAVQSGMRTQWDRALQAVNQGIASPAEVRRILGMTRTET, translated from the coding sequence ATGCAGGAGACCTTGTCCCAATACTTTCAGGAGCAGCTTCCTGAAAAAGCAGAGAGCCATCCGGAATTCGTAACTGAGTTGGTAGATTTAATTTTAAATCAGGCTCAAGCCATCAATGCCAGCGATATTCACTTGCTACCCACTGAAAATCAAATGCGTATGGATTGGCGCATCGATGGCGTATTGCATCACATAGCTGATTTTTCACATGAATTAGCACCACGAATTACCGCACGCTTAAAAGTGATTTCACATTTATTGACATATCGAACCGATGTTCCTCAAGAAGGGCGAATTCGTCAGCAAGGGGAACAAGCGGTGGAAACGCGGATCAGTACTTTCCCCACGCTTTATGGAGAAAAGGTTGTAGTGCGTTTGTTTGTCGGGTCAGGACAGTACAAGAACCTGGAAAGCCTGAACCTGCCTGACGAAATTCTCACAGACTTGAAACACTTACTTACCCAGACCGGTGGAGTCGTCTTGATGACCGGTCCCGCAGGCAGTGGAAAAACAACAACCATCTATGCCTGTTTACGTGAAATTATACGGCAATCGCAGGGTTCAAGAAGTTTGGCTTCACTTGAAGATCCGATTGAAGTCGTAGTGCCTACAGTGGCCCAATCACAGGTGAACCCATCCGCTGGATTTGATATGGTCTTGGGACTGCGGTCATTGCTGAGGCAGGACCCTGAAGTGATCATGGTTGGGGAAATCCGTGATCGTGAGACGGCAGAAACGGTTTTTCAGGCGTCGCTATCAGGGCATCTGGTTGTGACCACATTTCATGCGGGTAGCGCAGCTGAGGCTGTCAGCCGTCTATCAGATATGGGAATTGAGCCTTACTTACTACGTAGCGGATTATTAGCAATTCTAAGTCAGCGCCTCTTGAGGCGTCTTTGCTCATGTGCGCAATTTTCAGATAAGGAAGAGGATCGTCTGGGTTTGCATGTTGAGAAATGGAAAGTACCCTCAGGGTGTTCTGATTGCGGTCAGACCGGATACCTAGGTCGAGTTGTTCTGACAGAAATGCTTCAGCCGAATCACGTTGATGTGACGAATGCGATTTTAAATCGGGCAGATTCGTCTGCATTGCACCAGCTGGCGGTTCAATCAGGAATGCGCACACAGTGGGATCGTGCATTACAGGCAGTCAACCAGGGAATTGCAAGCCCTGCAGAAGTACGACGAATTTTGGGTATGACTCGCACGGAAACCTAA
- a CDS encoding type II secretion system F family protein, with protein MNSREGSEPSNPMETKFELDELIALNEEIISLVQAGIPLELGLREMGNELPDRLGKISSKLANRMERGSSLSEAMNSEGSQFPKVYRVIVEAGIKSGKLTVALEEMSNYAWELFHLRRQIGMAMVYPLIVFSLVYGLFLIFLFEMLSRFNMAYEIFRFEQSRPLHFLNTMESTIIYWGLIPPLLLFLFVILWMRTGSSQLLNFKGTSRLVGWIPGVHKIANYYRYGNFSELLSLLIQQNIPFAESIVLSAEATGDDQLVKSANLMAERHLKSQQETSESAKEYGWPPLLTWLLTTKNQQGELSLALKNAADMYRRKATNYTRWFRVLFPIFTGAIIGGGAVLCYSLVLFLPFSDMLKQLAEP; from the coding sequence ATGAATTCGAGAGAAGGTTCAGAACCATCGAATCCAATGGAAACGAAATTTGAACTTGATGAATTGATTGCCTTGAATGAAGAAATCATTTCATTAGTTCAGGCAGGGATACCACTGGAATTAGGTTTGCGAGAAATGGGCAATGAACTTCCTGACCGCTTGGGAAAGATCAGTTCAAAATTAGCAAACCGAATGGAACGAGGTAGTTCATTATCTGAAGCGATGAACTCTGAAGGCTCTCAGTTTCCCAAAGTTTATCGAGTGATTGTCGAGGCGGGAATCAAATCTGGAAAGTTAACGGTGGCCTTGGAGGAAATGTCAAATTATGCCTGGGAACTGTTTCATTTAAGACGTCAGATCGGCATGGCAATGGTTTATCCGCTGATCGTATTTAGTCTAGTTTATGGTTTGTTTCTAATTTTTCTGTTCGAAATGCTTTCGCGCTTCAATATGGCTTATGAAATATTTCGGTTCGAACAATCTCGACCATTACATTTTTTAAATACAATGGAATCAACAATCATTTACTGGGGGTTAATTCCACCATTATTACTGTTTCTATTTGTCATCTTATGGATGCGAACAGGTAGCTCCCAGTTACTCAACTTTAAAGGTACCAGTCGCCTGGTCGGATGGATTCCTGGAGTTCATAAAATTGCTAATTATTATCGCTATGGCAACTTTTCGGAGTTACTTTCGCTCTTGATTCAACAGAATATCCCCTTTGCCGAATCCATCGTGTTGTCAGCGGAGGCAACCGGCGATGATCAATTGGTGAAATCTGCGAATCTTATGGCAGAGCGACATTTAAAATCTCAACAGGAAACAAGTGAGTCAGCAAAAGAATATGGCTGGCCACCACTGTTAACCTGGCTATTGACAACAAAAAATCAACAGGGTGAGTTAAGTCTCGCATTAAAAAACGCTGCAGATATGTATCGGAGAAAAGCGACCAATTATACACGCTGGTTCAGGGTCCTATTTCCTATTTTTACCGGAGCAATCATCGGGGGGGGAGCTGTTTTGTGTTATTCTCTCGTTTTATTTCTACCGTTCTCCGATATGCTTAAACAATTGGCAGAGCCTTGA
- a CDS encoding type II secretion system F family protein gives MVWYRYQGINLKGKNVSGRIHAADRDEVASMLQNQGVKIECIQEEAAVYATSSATSENSMSNLSSGDFEVISEHLSDLTRAKLPLSVGLEAVSHEIENARLRSAVQKLAAQLDAGKDLETVLSESKAPRELCALVHAGIRSGRMSEILADYVAHTRQLGEMKSQLLMALSYPLILVGFALLVLLSMLIWIIPSFKSIYLDFQIELPEITLKLFQMSDFLCTQWWWYLPAALFGIAGCLWLMKTEIGQRVIQKLIYRLPLVGGLLSGITVSRFSHLLALLVDNDVPFIDALKMTGESSSNYEIRTACRQFSQTASTGQAQISSLESLNIFPVTFLQTLSNQTGTSSRIGPKYSVEILNALADMLNSQTRVRITFFASVVEPLIIIFCGILMGGLFIAMFAPLIQLMNWIA, from the coding sequence ATGGTTTGGTATCGTTACCAGGGAATCAATTTGAAAGGAAAAAATGTATCAGGCCGTATTCATGCCGCTGACCGGGATGAAGTGGCCAGCATGCTTCAAAATCAGGGTGTGAAAATTGAATGCATACAGGAAGAAGCGGCCGTTTATGCTACTTCTAGTGCAACCAGTGAGAATAGTATGTCAAATTTGTCTTCTGGTGATTTTGAAGTGATTTCGGAACATCTGTCTGATTTGACACGCGCTAAGCTGCCTTTGTCTGTTGGATTGGAGGCCGTTTCACATGAAATCGAAAATGCTCGCCTCCGTTCCGCAGTACAGAAATTGGCAGCACAGCTTGATGCTGGTAAAGATTTGGAAACGGTGTTATCAGAGTCTAAAGCACCACGCGAGCTTTGCGCTCTGGTTCATGCTGGTATCCGGTCAGGAAGAATGAGTGAAATTTTAGCCGATTATGTTGCTCACACCAGACAACTGGGTGAAATGAAAAGCCAGTTACTAATGGCACTCAGCTATCCTTTGATTCTAGTCGGCTTCGCATTACTGGTGTTGTTGAGCATGTTGATTTGGATCATTCCCTCTTTTAAATCGATCTATTTGGACTTTCAAATCGAATTGCCGGAAATTACTCTGAAACTTTTTCAAATGTCCGATTTTTTGTGTACTCAGTGGTGGTGGTATCTGCCAGCAGCACTGTTTGGAATTGCTGGCTGTCTGTGGCTTATGAAAACAGAAATTGGTCAAAGGGTGATACAGAAACTCATTTATCGCTTACCATTGGTAGGAGGGCTTTTAAGTGGGATTACAGTCTCTCGATTTTCTCATTTACTCGCCTTACTTGTTGATAATGACGTCCCTTTTATCGACGCATTGAAAATGACTGGTGAAAGCTCAAGCAACTATGAAATCCGGACTGCCTGCAGACAATTCTCACAAACCGCTTCAACAGGACAAGCTCAAATTTCATCACTGGAATCATTAAATATCTTTCCTGTTACTTTTTTGCAAACACTATCAAACCAAACAGGGACCTCTTCACGTATAGGACCAAAATATTCTGTTGAGATTCTCAATGCATTGGCAGACATGCTGAATAGCCAAACGAGGGTTCGTATCACGTTTTTTGCTTCAGTGGTGGAACCACTCATTATTATATTCTGTGGAATTTTAATGGGGGGGTTATTTATTGCCATGTTTGCGCCATTGATTCAACTGATGAACTGGATCGCTTAA
- a CDS encoding type II secretion system F family protein: MTKRDSFNQFERLLRLENSSILRGSFSFLGRVTKSQQVALLRILAVASEKQLPLIDVLEAFAKDVRGHWRHQIIRLVDLLRSGIPLAEALEKIPSVIPTKAFFLVKAGAESGTLPSALAMAAEVCAEQRNERDSLRAGVSYYIVSVLFILTLILSFICYWIIPKMKKIYFDFEVELPALTLDIIRASDWLVRYYWIFPLLLLTIYLLRALLIKTEYLEYRGRPMYFSGIYPRGRAPDVLRFLHVVTDSGRPLMGAFETLTHCTKNRFLSQRFRAILEDIRKGNDCWTSLHDYSLLTPGEVRLLQSAQRAGNLSWALKAIAKSIERRIDYRMALIREYLEPALILSMGCLVGVFVIGLFLPLVELMNNLA; encoded by the coding sequence ATGACCAAGCGGGACAGCTTCAATCAGTTCGAGCGATTATTGCGTCTGGAAAATAGTTCTATTTTGCGTGGATCGTTTTCTTTTTTAGGACGAGTGACTAAATCTCAACAAGTGGCATTACTACGTATTTTAGCGGTCGCTTCAGAAAAGCAGCTTCCGTTAATCGATGTACTGGAAGCATTCGCCAAAGATGTGCGAGGTCATTGGAGACATCAAATCATACGTTTAGTCGATTTGCTCAGAAGTGGGATCCCTTTAGCGGAAGCATTGGAGAAGATCCCGTCTGTCATTCCCACAAAAGCTTTTTTTCTGGTTAAGGCTGGGGCAGAATCTGGCACGCTCCCTTCAGCCCTGGCAATGGCTGCTGAAGTTTGTGCAGAACAGCGCAATGAACGCGATAGTCTACGCGCAGGAGTCTCCTATTACATTGTATCTGTCCTGTTTATCTTAACATTAATCCTAAGCTTCATCTGCTACTGGATTATTCCCAAAATGAAAAAGATTTATTTCGATTTTGAAGTCGAGTTACCAGCTTTAACATTGGATATCATTAGGGCTTCAGATTGGTTGGTAAGATACTATTGGATCTTTCCATTACTGCTTTTAACAATCTATTTACTACGTGCATTGTTAATCAAAACCGAATATCTCGAGTACAGAGGGAGACCGATGTATTTTTCAGGTATTTATCCGCGAGGAAGGGCACCTGATGTATTGCGGTTTTTACATGTCGTGACAGACTCAGGACGTCCTTTGATGGGAGCATTTGAGACACTAACTCATTGCACAAAAAATCGTTTTCTATCACAACGTTTTCGAGCGATTTTGGAAGACATTCGAAAAGGTAACGATTGTTGGACTTCCTTGCACGATTACAGCCTATTGACACCAGGTGAAGTACGCTTGCTACAGTCAGCTCAACGAGCAGGGAATTTGAGCTGGGCTCTTAAAGCCATTGCGAAAAGTATCGAACGACGCATTGATTACCGAATGGCGTTAATCAGGGAATATCTGGAACCAGCTTTGATTCTAAGCATGGGTTGTCTGGTCGGTGTGTTCGTAATCGGTTTATTTTTGCCACTTGTGGAACTTATGAATAATTTAGCATAA
- a CDS encoding PilW family protein, whose protein sequence is MKNKYHINQEFPFAKNLQCIQRGFTLVEMMVAGVLLMTVTMIIVPAIYWVHCEQKQTEHCQIAIVEVENLMERIVALPFDDVNQPAVDKFALSESTLGQLHDPNLAIEITESGDPPLMKKIQIELGWKDQHGVNVAPVRLTSWVCPKESL, encoded by the coding sequence GTGAAAAATAAATATCACATCAATCAAGAATTTCCCTTCGCTAAGAACCTGCAATGTATTCAGCGGGGATTCACACTTGTTGAAATGATGGTTGCCGGCGTACTGTTAATGACAGTCACGATGATTATTGTTCCAGCCATTTATTGGGTACACTGCGAACAAAAGCAAACAGAACATTGCCAAATTGCAATCGTCGAAGTTGAAAATCTGATGGAACGCATTGTTGCTTTGCCTTTTGATGACGTCAACCAACCAGCAGTAGATAAATTTGCTCTCTCAGAAAGCACATTGGGACAGTTACACGATCCTAATTTAGCTATTGAAATCACTGAATCCGGTGATCCTCCACTAATGAAAAAGATTCAGATAGAGTTAGGCTGGAAGGATCAGCATGGAGTGAATGTGGCACCTGTGCGATTGACTTCATGGGTGTGTCCCAAAGAAAGTTTGTAG
- a CDS encoding PulJ/GspJ family protein produces MQRFIVSSMKTHHGSAPGISLVEVVVAMGIATVLMGISMTTMNTVMRTERETSKATWLGSSFYRFSRLIRSDIHAADSLDFLDEDTRNSPELTIKKAGNEVVKYRIEGSRIFRIVTRKDQQVHQDVFYLPEGSHAYFFQRKRSNQAGISINRARQLNLPAQNDANKNEASTRELSIISIIGHDHRLASIRKKQPEEETK; encoded by the coding sequence ATGCAGCGTTTTATTGTTAGTTCGATGAAAACACACCACGGAAGTGCTCCTGGTATTTCACTGGTGGAGGTAGTTGTTGCAATGGGAATTGCAACGGTGCTGATGGGTATCAGCATGACAACAATGAATACAGTCATGCGTACAGAACGCGAAACCAGTAAAGCGACATGGTTAGGATCGTCCTTTTATCGATTTTCTCGTCTCATTCGGTCTGATATCCATGCGGCTGACAGCTTGGACTTTCTGGATGAGGATACTCGTAACAGTCCTGAATTGACGATTAAAAAAGCCGGTAATGAAGTTGTGAAGTATCGTATCGAGGGCAGTCGTATTTTCCGTATCGTTACTCGGAAAGATCAGCAGGTTCATCAGGACGTATTTTATTTACCTGAAGGATCTCATGCTTATTTCTTTCAACGAAAGCGTTCAAATCAAGCAGGAATTTCAATCAATCGAGCACGTCAATTAAATTTACCAGCACAAAATGATGCCAATAAAAACGAAGCTTCAACCAGAGAATTGTCAATTATTTCTATAATAGGCCATGACCATCGACTGGCCTCAATCCGAAAAAAACAACCGGAAGAAGAAACAAAATAA
- a CDS encoding DUF1559 domain-containing protein: MKNPLLNYRSRSSGEPHGFTLIELLVVIAIIAILIALLLPAVQQAREAARRTQCKNNLMQISLAIQNYEMAFEILPAGVYNQTGPIKNEPVGYHMGWLAGLMPYLDQPILNRSIDFNESVYAPVNQQARKAPVSVLRCPSDPKDSLTISKAENNIEVYQTNYAVCYDAIDTPINIDNSGVMYLNSSISYDQITDGSSNTIFIGEHLFQDNDLGWMSGTKASLRNTGSFNADLPNNLRHYNRPNQSSSDELNEEKIEPIDPLLRVGGFGSYHLGGAQFGFGDGRVKFISEDIDAALFEQLGNRADGKLIMKEF, encoded by the coding sequence ATGAAAAACCCTCTTCTCAATTATCGAAGTCGGTCCAGTGGCGAACCCCATGGATTCACTTTGATTGAACTTCTTGTTGTGATTGCCATTATCGCGATTTTAATTGCACTATTACTGCCAGCAGTTCAACAAGCGCGCGAAGCAGCCCGACGCACACAGTGCAAAAACAATCTGATGCAAATCAGTCTAGCAATTCAAAATTATGAAATGGCATTTGAGATTTTACCCGCCGGAGTCTACAACCAGACTGGCCCTATAAAAAATGAACCCGTGGGTTATCACATGGGATGGTTGGCTGGTTTAATGCCTTATCTGGACCAGCCGATTTTGAATCGTTCAATTGATTTTAATGAAAGCGTTTATGCACCAGTGAATCAGCAAGCTCGAAAAGCACCTGTTTCGGTTTTACGGTGCCCTTCAGACCCGAAAGATTCGCTCACAATATCTAAAGCAGAGAATAACATTGAAGTCTATCAGACCAATTACGCAGTTTGCTATGACGCAATAGATACCCCCATCAATATTGATAATTCTGGCGTGATGTATTTAAACAGCAGCATCAGCTACGACCAGATTACAGACGGCAGTAGTAATACGATTTTTATCGGTGAGCATCTATTTCAAGATAATGACCTGGGTTGGATGTCGGGAACAAAAGCCAGTTTACGAAATACGGGTTCTTTCAATGCGGATTTACCGAATAATCTGAGACACTACAATAGACCCAATCAATCTTCGTCTGACGAACTGAATGAAGAAAAGATAGAACCAATTGATCCACTACTCAGAGTGGGAGGGTTTGGCAGTTACCACCTAGGTGGTGCCCAATTTGGATTCGGAGATGGCAGAGTCAAATTTATTTCGGAAGATATTGATGCTGCCTTGTTTGAACAATTAGGTAATCGCGCTGATGGCAAATTGATCATGAAAGAGTTTTAA
- the xerD gene encoding site-specific tyrosine recombinase XerD → MPPRKKPPAKSKFQARKNADPKVHLEPYLNYLEAECGMAHNTLSAYRSDIVQFLDWYCKQKPRPFSDVDLKFLSEYLQHLNKRKLAATTIARHLASIKLFFRYLVLEGILAESVADLINSPKLWNYLPKVISPEKVNELLMAPCKRDRYPLRDRAILAMMYATGCRVSEVVNLPLSAVKLEEGYARCIGKGNKERIVSLNPVAVAAVEAYLNHERPHMIKRNQAEQSLFLNRGGKQLSRIMVWNIVKKNAARIGCSKEVSPHTLRHSFATHMMAGGAEIRALQELLGHANIRTTQVYTHVDHSRLKAVHQMYHPRG, encoded by the coding sequence ATGCCACCACGTAAAAAGCCACCAGCAAAATCTAAATTTCAGGCCCGTAAGAATGCTGATCCAAAAGTGCATTTAGAGCCTTATTTGAATTATCTGGAGGCAGAATGTGGAATGGCTCACAATACACTATCAGCGTATAGGTCAGACATTGTTCAATTTCTAGATTGGTATTGTAAGCAGAAACCACGTCCTTTCAGTGATGTTGATTTAAAATTTCTGTCCGAATACTTGCAACATCTCAATAAACGAAAACTGGCAGCAACAACCATTGCGCGTCACTTAGCATCAATCAAGTTATTTTTTCGCTACTTGGTTCTGGAAGGAATTTTGGCTGAGAGTGTTGCCGACCTGATCAACTCTCCCAAACTCTGGAATTACTTACCTAAGGTAATAAGTCCTGAAAAAGTGAACGAACTATTGATGGCTCCTTGTAAAAGAGATCGCTATCCATTACGTGATCGTGCGATTCTGGCAATGATGTATGCCACAGGCTGTCGTGTCAGTGAGGTTGTGAATCTACCTTTAAGTGCCGTTAAGCTTGAGGAAGGCTACGCTCGGTGTATCGGCAAGGGGAATAAAGAACGAATCGTTTCACTGAATCCTGTTGCTGTAGCTGCCGTTGAAGCCTATCTGAATCATGAACGACCGCACATGATAAAACGAAATCAGGCGGAACAATCGCTCTTTCTCAACCGTGGAGGTAAGCAATTATCACGGATCATGGTCTGGAATATCGTTAAGAAAAATGCAGCCCGAATTGGTTGCAGTAAAGAGGTCAGCCCTCACACATTGCGGCATAGTTTCGCCACACATATGATGGCTGGTGGTGCTGAGATCCGTGCCCTGCAGGAACTATTAGGGCACGCTAACATCCGAACGACTCAAGTCTACACACACGTAGATCACAGCCGCTTGAAAGCAGTGCATCAGATGTATCATCCGCGAGGGTAA
- a CDS encoding ATP-dependent helicase — translation MDFQQVLTSPQFEAVSYHEGPLLVLAGPGSGKTRVITHRIASLIHTGISPHQILGITFTNKASDEMGERVQQLIPNARVEISTFHKFCVRILRRYGNVVGLDSNFSIFDTTDQQQLIRHVLNELDIDTVAYNPSTIGSMISRAKNDLISAEQFVEAYQESVGDHLQAVAARVYPVYQRLLLESNAVDFDDLLLHVASLLRDSPELRESLDERYQYILVDEYQDTNLAQYQIVMGLSLNTRNLCVTGDPDQSIYGWRGAKIENILQFERDFPDCKTIRLEQNFRSTKEILRVADCLISHNQKRKAKTLFTENEEGKPVELLCFNDERQEADEVALRIRNSIDQEDFDYSDFAIFYRVNSLSRELELALARYKIPYQLAGSVAFYERTEVKDLLSYLKLINNPDDRIAFSRIVNKPLRGIGKTTQNKLIRWADERGVRLLEAAHQATDCPTLSKRASTMVARFAKMISSFSMADSGSVAHLMEAIIDSTRLVDSWKESPDEEDQQRIANVNELLSTARKYDEIFGEETTLEGFLEVSTLASATDQLDDSAGRVTLMTLHAAKGLEYPVVFIIGVEQNLIPHERVLRDEYRDGLEEERRLFFVGITRAEQRLFLTQTRERSLRGRPWRTITSDFLKEIDVDVKDQTDHISDSKSHFDEFVESVKRGEVDSETLKATTSKRPLLMTGADLLKETPEAADLPQGFSVGMRVRHPRYGVGTVISMSGYARKRAVNVIFDNEKESQTFMAAHCPLQPLGLR, via the coding sequence TTGGATTTTCAGCAGGTCCTGACTTCACCGCAATTTGAAGCGGTCTCATATCATGAAGGTCCACTTTTAGTGCTTGCTGGTCCTGGTTCCGGTAAAACACGTGTGATCACCCACCGCATTGCTTCACTGATTCATACTGGGATTTCCCCGCACCAAATTTTAGGCATCACATTCACGAATAAAGCATCAGATGAAATGGGCGAACGGGTCCAACAATTGATCCCAAACGCTCGTGTGGAAATCTCTACTTTTCATAAATTTTGTGTTCGTATCTTAAGACGATATGGAAATGTGGTTGGACTTGATAGTAATTTTTCGATTTTCGATACGACTGATCAACAACAACTCATTCGTCATGTTCTGAACGAATTAGATATCGATACTGTTGCCTACAATCCATCAACGATTGGATCAATGATCAGTCGCGCGAAAAATGATCTGATTAGTGCAGAACAGTTTGTTGAAGCTTATCAGGAGTCTGTTGGAGATCACCTACAAGCGGTTGCCGCGCGGGTCTATCCGGTGTATCAGAGATTACTACTGGAATCAAATGCCGTTGATTTTGATGATTTACTGTTGCATGTAGCCAGTCTTTTAAGAGACTCTCCCGAGTTACGGGAGAGTCTGGATGAGAGATATCAGTACATTCTTGTTGATGAATACCAAGATACGAATTTGGCGCAATATCAAATTGTGATGGGGCTTTCTTTGAACACACGGAATCTTTGTGTGACTGGTGATCCTGATCAATCCATTTATGGCTGGCGCGGTGCAAAAATCGAAAACATCTTACAGTTTGAGCGAGATTTTCCAGATTGTAAAACGATTCGGTTGGAACAAAACTTTCGCAGTACAAAAGAAATCCTGCGCGTAGCTGACTGTTTAATTTCACATAATCAGAAACGTAAAGCCAAAACTCTGTTTACTGAAAATGAAGAGGGCAAACCCGTTGAATTGTTGTGCTTTAATGATGAACGTCAAGAGGCTGATGAAGTGGCCTTACGAATTCGTAATTCTATAGATCAGGAAGACTTTGATTACTCGGATTTCGCAATTTTTTACCGGGTGAATTCGCTATCCCGAGAACTCGAATTGGCGCTTGCGCGATATAAAATTCCTTATCAATTGGCCGGAAGCGTAGCCTTTTATGAACGGACAGAAGTCAAAGACTTGCTATCTTATTTGAAATTAATTAATAACCCGGATGATCGTATTGCTTTTTCTCGGATTGTAAATAAACCATTACGAGGGATCGGTAAGACAACGCAGAATAAGCTGATTCGCTGGGCGGATGAACGAGGGGTTCGTCTCTTAGAGGCTGCTCATCAAGCTACAGACTGTCCGACTCTTTCCAAACGAGCCTCTACGATGGTTGCCCGTTTTGCCAAGATGATTTCCAGCTTTTCAATGGCCGACTCTGGCTCAGTTGCGCATTTAATGGAAGCGATTATCGACAGTACACGCTTGGTCGACAGCTGGAAAGAAAGTCCTGACGAAGAAGATCAACAGCGGATTGCCAATGTCAATGAATTGCTGTCAACGGCTCGGAAATATGATGAAATTTTCGGAGAAGAAACAACACTGGAAGGATTTCTGGAAGTGAGTACCTTGGCTAGTGCCACCGATCAATTAGATGATTCCGCTGGCCGCGTAACATTAATGACCCTGCATGCTGCCAAGGGACTGGAATATCCAGTCGTATTTATCATCGGAGTCGAACAAAACCTGATTCCGCATGAGCGTGTTCTACGTGACGAGTATCGAGACGGTTTGGAAGAGGAGCGGCGACTATTTTTTGTTGGTATCACTCGAGCCGAACAACGTCTTTTCTTGACGCAAACCCGAGAACGTTCTTTAAGAGGTCGTCCCTGGCGAACCATTACCAGTGATTTCCTGAAAGAAATCGATGTCGATGTTAAAGACCAGACGGATCACATATCTGACTCGAAATCTCACTTTGATGAGTTTGTTGAATCAGTCAAACGTGGTGAAGTTGATTCCGAAACATTGAAAGCTACAACATCAAAACGCCCGTTGTTGATGACAGGCGCAGATCTCTTGAAAGAGACTCCAGAAGCAGCAGATCTTCCACAAGGTTTTTCAGTCGGTATGCGTGTACGGCATCCGCGCTATGGTGTTGGTACAGTCATATCAATGAGTGGTTATGCCCGAAAACGAGCGGTCAATGTCATTTTTGACAATGAGAAAGAAAGTCAGACCTTTATGGCCGCCCATTGTCCATTACAACCGTTGGGACTGCGCTAA